CTGCGGCTCGATCCCGATCCCGTTGTCCCGCACGCTGAACCGCACCATGCTGCCGTCCCTCTCCGCCGCGATGTGGATCCGCGGGGGTTCGTCCTCCCGCCGGAACTTGATCGCGTTCGCGATCAGGTTCTGGAAGACCTGCTGGAGCTGCGTCGGGTCCGCCAGCACCGCCGGGAGCGGATCGTGCGTGACGACGGCGCCGCTCCTCTCGATGCCGGAACGGAGGTTCTGGAGAGCTGCCGCCAGCACGGCATCCGCGACGGCGACCTCGAACGGTCTGCCCCGCGATGTGACGCGGGAGTACTCCAGCAGATCGTTGATCAGCGCCTGCATCCGTCGCCCGCCGTCCACGATGTAGCGGATGAACTCGTCGGCCTCCGGGCCCATCTGCCCCTTGTACCGACGCTCCAGCAGCTGCGCGTAGCTGACGATCGCCCGCAGGGGCTCCTGCAGGTCGTGGCTGGAGACGTACGCAAACCGCTCCAGGTCCTCGTTGGACCGCTTCAGGTTCCTGGCATACTCCCGCAGCTCGGCAGCGTAGCGCTTCAGGGCCTGCTCCACTTTCTTCTGCCCGGTGACATCCTCGAGGAGCGGCAGGTAGTAGAGCAGCCGCCCTTCCCGGTCCCGCAGCACCCGAATCCAGACGCGGCCCCAGACGATCCGCCCGTCCTTCCGCACGTACTGCTTGTCCCGGGTGTACTCCTCGATCTCCCCCCGTTCCAGGCGCTGCAGCTGCTCCCGATCCTCCTGAATCTCTCCCGGGTGCGAGAAGTCGGCGAATGTCATCGCCCGCAGTTCGGCCTCCGGGTAGCCCGTGATCGCGGTGAACGCCGCGTTCGCGCGGATGAAGCGGAAGTCCGGCGCAACGATGGCAGCACCCAGCGGGGACTGGTCGAACATCCGCCGGAACAGCTCCTCGCTCTCCCGCAGCGCCTCCTCCATCTGCTTGCGCCTCGTGATGTCCCGCAGGAATACCTGGACTGCCGCCCTTCCGCCGATCCAGGTGCGGGTCCCCCGCCCGTCCACCATCGCCGTGGAGCCGTCGAGCCGGCGGATCTTCACCTCCATGGGGGGCGTCAGCACCCCTTCGAGATCCCGCGCGATCGTCTCCCGCACGACGTCCCGATAGGCGGGATCGACGATGTCCAGGATATCCTTCCCGATGATATCCCCCGGATCGGCGGCTCCCAGGTACTCCAGCCCGGGCGAGTTCACATACAGGATCTTTCCCTGCATATGGATCAGGATCACATCGGGGGAGAGCTCCACGAGCATGCGGTATTTCTCCTCGCTCTCCCGCAGCGCCTCTTCGACCTGGCGGCGCCCCCGCTCCACCCTTCTCAACTCGGCGTTCTCCCGGCGGAGAGCGGCAATCTCACCCTCCAGCTCCGCGATGCGATCGGCGATATGCTCTCCCCGCACCTCTGCGTCCGGGCGGCTGGCCGTTTTCCGTATCGATGGATTCTCCGTCACACGCAGCACCGAGGGACGTGATGAAAAACGTGGAGAGAAGATCGCCCCCTCACTACATAATACTGATCCTCCCGTTCGGGGGACGGCGGCCCGCATCCCGGTGCGCGGATGCAATGGCTTAATCTGGATGGATGAGGATAGATGGAGCTGGAGAGACTGGCCACATGGTGACTATCCCCCTTGCGCGCTGGGAGACGCGGTTCTGGGCCTGGCTGATCGATATCATCATCGTCACGATCGTCTACAGCATCGCGGCCGGGGCGCTCCGCCCCCTTGCCCCGGGGAGCGGTATATGGGACTTCCGGATCGGCGGGTTCCCGACGGCGGATATCGGGCTTCAGAGCATCGTCCTCTTCCTCTACTGGACGATCCTGGAAGGCTACCACGGGAAGTCCGTGGGCAAGATGGCGCTCAGCATCCGCATGGCCGGGCGGAGCGGGGAGGCGATCAGCTACGGCGCCGCCGCGATCGAGAGCTTCGGGAAGGCGTTTCTGCTCCCGATCGACTGCCTGATCGGCTGGCTGGCGATGCCGGGCTCCAAGCAGCGCCTCTTCAACCGCCTCTCGAACACGATCGTGATCCGGGACACGTACGAACCGCCCGCGGGCGTGGAGTACCGGGTCGAGAAGGAGTGACGGGCGGGCTGCGATCCCGCTTCAGGATCGCGGGCCGAGGAGCCCCCGCCTTGCGTCGGGAGAGGAATCGGCCCTCTGTATGACCCAATCCAATTTCACCCCGCAGAGGCATTCTTTACGCCGGGCGAGGGGCAACCGCGACGGTGCATGCAATCGGTGACGAAGTTGCGGTTGTTTGTGTCTCCCGACGAGCGGCGGATGCTGTTCGCCACGGTGGAGCGGTACAATGCAGCCTGCAACGCCGCCTCATGGGTTGCCTTTTCCGAACGCCAGTTTTCTCACATCGGCCTGCAGAAGCGGCTGTATCGCCACGTCCGGGAGACCTTCGGGCTCTCGGCGCAGATGGCCCAGCCTGCTGAACGCAAGGTTGCCGGGAGTTACCGGAGCACCAAAGAGGCGATCAGGGAGCAGAACAAGGTGCTCGCCGTTCTCGGCAAACCCAAATAGTCCCTCGCCGAGCTCTCGGTCCGGGAGCACGGGGCTATCTGCCACGGTGCCCGGGTGCTCTCTATTGGGCAGAACCGGGTGAGCATCCGGACGCTGGATGGTCGGATCAGACTCCGGTACAGCAAGCCCAAGCACTTCCCGGCGGTCGCGACCGTCAAGCCGACCGGTCTCGTCTACCGGGACGGTGCGTTCTGGCTCTACGCGGCTGTTGAGACCCCGGATGTTGAACCCGCGGAAGCCACCGAGTCTCTGGGGATCGATCTCGGCGTGGTGACGATCGCCACCACGAGCGACGGGGCAACCTTCTCCAGCGAGACCCCCGAGAGGGTGCGGCGGTACGGCCGACTCCGCGGGATCCTCCAGAAGACCGGGACCAGGTCGGCCAGGAGGAGACTGCGGCGGATCTCCGGCAGAGAGCACCGGTTTAAGACCGACACCAACCACGTCATCGGCAGAAGGCACGAAGCGGGGGATTGCTCTTGAAGACGTGAAGGGCATCCTCCTGCGGACCACGGTTACGAAGGGCCGGGGCGAGCGATACCACAAGGGGGCGTTTCACCAGCTCCGATCCTTCATCGAGTACAAGACCCGCCGGGTTGGAGTCCGGGTGATCGACGGAGCGTATACGAGCCAGCAGTGCAGTGTCTGCGGGTTCACCCACTCCGACAACCGCCCGGACCAGGCAGCGTTCCGATGCCTCGCGTGCGGGCATACCGAGAACGCCGACATCAACGCAGCCAGGAACATCGCTGCCCGGGCCGCCGTCAACCGGTCTTTTGCGGTCTGCTCCCCCGACACCGGGGAGAGGTTGAATCGCAAGCCCAGAAAGAGCATGGCACCACGCACGGTAGCATGCCCCGACTTCAGTCGGGGGTAGTTGACCGTTGCAGGGATTCTTTTGATATACCCGCGGAGTCAGGGCTGTCCGGGTCCGGGAGTGGGTTATCGTACCAGCAGGGGGGTGGGGCACAGGGGGGAGGAGGTTGCGCGACCCCCCTCCCCGCTGGATCCGCCTCCCACCTTAATGCGATAGACGTGTCTATCCCAGAGTGGCATCGCGTGAGGAGGAATCCCTCCCCATGCTCTGCCGATCCTGCGCCGCCCCGCACCGGGAGACGAGAGGAAAACCATCCTGTTATCTTGCCGTATTCTGAACGGGACGCCCGACACGAATGCAGCGCCGATCCCCCCTGTCAGGCCCTGATGACGCCCTCCCTTGACCGCCCGTAAGACCGTGCAACTAATAGCCTTCCGCGCCAAGATCACTCCGGAACTTGCATGACAGACACCGCACACGAGCAGGCGCTGCTCCTCATGGGCTGTCCGGAGGTCCCGGTCCAGATGGGTATCGGGCTCTACCTCGCGCACATGCTCCGCACGCACGACCGGGACGTGACGGTGGCCGGCAACCCCTCCGTCCTCCAGCTGCTGCGGACGTCGGATCCGGGCCGGTGCTACGTGACCCGCATGATCGACCTCGACCGCTGCATCGAGGAGATCGTGGAGAAGCGGCGGGACTACGACCTCGTCATCGTCTTCGCCCACAACGATGCCGGCATCTCGTACGCGGCGACGATGCGCCACATCTCGAACGGACGGATCATCGTGCTGATCTTCGGGAGGAACGCGGAAACGCTCGCCGGGCAGGTCGACTTCCCCTGCGAGACGATCGTGGCGGTGGCGGTCCATAACCCGATGGAGCTCAAGAAGAAGGTCGACGAGGCGTTCGGATGGCGTGCATCGAGGAGCTGAACAAGGAGGTCATCCTCTCCGGCGCCACCTTCCAGGAGTGCCGGAAGTACGTCGAGGGGCACTACGCCGAGGTCTACTACGTGGACCCCGGCTACAAGATCTTCGACAAATACATCATCGGCGTGCCGCCGATCGCCATCGGGATCGAGGGGGAGGCGATCGTCTTCCCGTTCACGAAACCCTGCTACGGGACCTACCTGCTCCGCATCCGCTCCCCGGAGGAGATCGCGAGGGTGCGGAAGAAGGGGAGAGAGAGGAGATCCTAGACAGAACCGCTGTGTGAGAGGGGATAGTATGGATAGAATGGCAATTGCTGACCTCCTCGCCGCCGTGCGGGCGAAGAGGCCGCTTCTGCACCACATCACGAACTGCGTCACGATCAACGACTGCGCCAACGTCACGCTCTGCATCGGGGCAGCGCCGGTGATGACCGTCGCGCCCGAAGAGGCGGCCGAGATGGCGGCGGCAGCCGATGCCCTCGTACTGAATATCGGAACGCTGGACGCTGTCCAGATCGAGTCCATGCTCCTCGCGGGGGCACGGGCGAACGACCGGGGGATCCCGGTCGTGCTGGATCCCGTCGGTGCCGGAGCGACCCGCCTGCGGACGCAGTCCGTCCAGCTCCTCCTGGAGCGGCTGGAGATCGCGATCCTGAAGGGCAACGCCGGGGAGATCGGGGTCGTCGCCGGCAGCGGCGGGTGTGTCCGCGGGGTCGACTCCGGGGGGGTGACGGGCGACCCCGTGGCGGTTGCGCGGGATTATGCGCGGGAGAGCGGCATCGTCGTGGCGATGACGGGGGAGACCGATGTCGTCACCGACGGGCGGCGCGTCCTCCTGGTCGAGAATGGCGATCCGATGCTGGGAAGGCTCTCCGGCACCGGGTGCATGGCCTCCTCGATCGTCGGGGCGTTCGCCACGGTCGCGGACGACCGCGTCCTCTCGTCGGCGGCGGCGCTCGCGGCCTTCGGCCGGGCGGCGGAGCGGGCGGCCCCCATGTCGAACGGACCCTACTCGTTCCGCACGGCGCTCTTCGACGAGATCTACCGTCTTGCGCCCTCCGACCTGGCAGAGCACGCGAGGGTGAGGGGTGCCGATGAACTTTGACCTCTACGTGGTCACCGACGAGGAGATCTCGCGCGGGCTCTCGCATGCGGAGATCGCCCGCCGCGCGGTGGACGGGGGTGCGGACGCGATCCAGCTCCGCGACAAGCGGATGTCGGGGCGGGCCCTGTTCGAGGCCGCGTGCGAGATCCGCTCGATCACGCGGGCGGCGGGAGCGCTCTTCATCGTCAACGACCGCCTGGACGTGGCCCTCGCCGCCGCTGCCGACGGCGTCCACCTGGGGCAGGACGATCTTCCGCTCCGCTGCGCCCGGGCGATCGCGCCCCCGCATTTCATCGTCGGGGTCTCGGTAGGCAGCGTGGACGAGGCGATCCGCGCCGAGGAGGAGGGCGCCGATTACGTGGCGCTCAGCCCCACGTTTCCCACCGGCTCCAAGGCGGACGCCGGTCCCGGACGGGGGCTGTCGACGCTGCGGGCGATACGGTCCGCCGTCTCCCTGCCCCTGATCGCGATCGGGGGCATCGGGCCCCGCAACGCGGAGGACGTGATCGACGCCGGAGCGGACGGCATCGCGGTCATCTCGGCGGTCGTCGGGCAGGACGACGTGGAAAGGGCTGCACGGGACCTGAAAGCGCTGATCGCCTCGACCAAGGCGCGGCGCCGGCGCGGCTGCATGCGGTGATCCTCCCGTTTCTGCGGCATCGGCCCGCTCCGCCTCCCCCCCTGCTCGCACCCGCGGCAGCCGATGGTTCTCTGCAGCGGAGGTCGTCCCTACCAGGTGAGGGCGGGCGCCCCGTATCCGATACCTATACATCGTTGCCCAATCACAGGTAGGAGCGATGGAGCGCGATCCCGCCCGCCGCCATGCACACGGTCCCCATGCCCCCACTGAAGGTGCGGGGCAGCAGTTCAGGACGCAACCGATAGAGGGCGTCCGGCAGGAGCCCCCGAAGACGCACGGGGCGGACGGCGGGCACCGGCACGCGCTCGCGGACTATAAGCGCCGGTTCGTCGTCTCGCTCGTCCTCACGATCCCCATTCTCGTCCTCTCCCCGACCATCCAGATGCTGTTCGGGTTCAAGGCCGATGTTCCCTATGCAGACTACATCGTACTCGCCCTCGCCTCCGTCGTCTATACTTACGGCGGCTACCCGTTCCTGCGGGGAATCGTCGATGAGCTGAAGGCGCGATTGCCGGGCATGATGACCCTGATTGCGGTCGCGATCACCGTTGCCTACGTCTACAGCGCCGCAGTGGTCTTCGGTGTACCGGGCGAGGGGTTCTTCTGGGAGCTCGCGACCCTGATCGACATCATGCTGCTCGGGCACTGGATCGAGATGCGGTCGGTGCTCGGGGCGTCCCGGGCCCTGGAGGAGCTGGTGCGGATCCTGCCGCAGGAGGCGCACCGTCTCACGGATGGCGCGACCGAGGATGTGCGGATCGAGGTGCTGGCCGTCCACGACCGCGTGCTGGTGAAGCCCGGCGAGAAGATCCCCGTCGACGGCGTGGTGATCGACGGCGAGTCCAGCGTGAACGAGGCGATGCTGACCGGGGAGTCGCGACCGGTCGCCAAACGGGCGGGAGCGGCGGTGATCGGGGGCTCGATCAACGGGGAGGGCTCGCTCGTCGTGGAGGTGCGAAAGGTGGGCGCGGATACCTACCTGAACCAGGTGATCGAGCTGGTGCGCCGGGCC
The genomic region above belongs to Methanomicrobiales archaeon and contains:
- the thiE gene encoding thiamine phosphate synthase; amino-acid sequence: MNFDLYVVTDEEISRGLSHAEIARRAVDGGADAIQLRDKRMSGRALFEAACEIRSITRAAGALFIVNDRLDVALAAAADGVHLGQDDLPLRCARAIAPPHFIVGVSVGSVDEAIRAEEEGADYVALSPTFPTGSKADAGPGRGLSTLRAIRSAVSLPLIAIGGIGPRNAEDVIDAGADGIAVISAVVGQDDVERAARDLKALIASTKARRRRGCMR
- a CDS encoding RDD family protein → MVTIPLARWETRFWAWLIDIIIVTIVYSIAAGALRPLAPGSGIWDFRIGGFPTADIGLQSIVLFLYWTILEGYHGKSVGKMALSIRMAGRSGEAISYGAAAIESFGKAFLLPIDCLIGWLAMPGSKQRLFNRLSNTIVIRDTYEPPAGVEYRVEKE
- the thiM gene encoding hydroxyethylthiazole kinase, whose product is MDRMAIADLLAAVRAKRPLLHHITNCVTINDCANVTLCIGAAPVMTVAPEEAAEMAAAADALVLNIGTLDAVQIESMLLAGARANDRGIPVVLDPVGAGATRLRTQSVQLLLERLEIAILKGNAGEIGVVAGSGGCVRGVDSGGVTGDPVAVARDYARESGIVVAMTGETDVVTDGRRVLLVENGDPMLGRLSGTGCMASSIVGAFATVADDRVLSSAAALAAFGRAAERAAPMSNGPYSFRTALFDEIYRLAPSDLAEHARVRGADEL
- a CDS encoding DUF1890 domain-containing protein — encoded protein: MTDTAHEQALLLMGCPEVPVQMGIGLYLAHMLRTHDRDVTVAGNPSVLQLLRTSDPGRCYVTRMIDLDRCIEEIVEKRRDYDLVIVFAHNDAGISYAATMRHISNGRIIVLIFGRNAETLAGQVDFPCETIVAVAVHNPMELKKKVDEAFGWRASRS
- a CDS encoding DUF1894 domain-containing protein, translating into MACIEELNKEVILSGATFQECRKYVEGHYAEVYYVDPGYKIFDKYIIGVPPIAIGIEGEAIVFPFTKPCYGTYLLRIRSPEEIARVRKKGRERRS
- a CDS encoding zinc ribbon domain-containing protein; this encodes MKGILLRTTVTKGRGERYHKGAFHQLRSFIEYKTRRVGVRVIDGAYTSQQCSVCGFTHSDNRPDQAAFRCLACGHTENADINAARNIAARAAVNRSFAVCSPDTGERLNRKPRKSMAPRTVACPDFSRG
- a CDS encoding PAS domain S-box protein; this encodes MTENPSIRKTASRPDAEVRGEHIADRIAELEGEIAALRRENAELRRVERGRRQVEEALRESEEKYRMLVELSPDVILIHMQGKILYVNSPGLEYLGAADPGDIIGKDILDIVDPAYRDVVRETIARDLEGVLTPPMEVKIRRLDGSTAMVDGRGTRTWIGGRAAVQVFLRDITRRKQMEEALRESEELFRRMFDQSPLGAAIVAPDFRFIRANAAFTAITGYPEAELRAMTFADFSHPGEIQEDREQLQRLERGEIEEYTRDKQYVRKDGRIVWGRVWIRVLRDREGRLLYYLPLLEDVTGQKKVEQALKRYAAELREYARNLKRSNEDLERFAYVSSHDLQEPLRAIVSYAQLLERRYKGQMGPEADEFIRYIVDGGRRMQALINDLLEYSRVTSRGRPFEVAVADAVLAAALQNLRSGIERSGAVVTHDPLPAVLADPTQLQQVFQNLIANAIKFRREDEPPRIHIAAERDGSMVRFSVRDNGIGIEPQYFDRIFVIFQRLHGREKYSGTGIGLAICKRIVERHGGAIGVESEPGKGSTFHFTLPAADHGE